A region of Candidatus Eremiobacteraceae bacterium DNA encodes the following proteins:
- a CDS encoding GAF domain-containing protein — translation MVIIGTDPHDDDRLEERRSIELEMLRGRTIAAIIASTLVLILPWPAAGALRPLPIIAWFSAGLFAYVYVKRAHDLTRIRLITHLLVSFDIGSSILLVYLYWPTVAAAWAAMLALIVYAATRQREIGAAITGVLTTLLLFAGYVFHRSGIVGEPAALNLLAQVAFTWLTVLMTGMLVRATVARTDMLAAQRASLETAVASESTKRADSEAQADTLRRVVELAVTLLRERELDALLDRVLDVTLRTFGFRCGGILVAQREREIFAYRTVSGYTDAVARRLLEREVSFASVEIKLDNRFCIAPSVYYVPVERQTWHVDPDLCYRPERAIEQRSARDAWHEADNLFISLTSSSGDVIGVLCPDAPIDEKVPSTATMRNVALFARLAAAAIENVYLVSTEQHRALALERRSADAESLAEQRRRQADRLARILDVTAAIFRERDLDSMLRNILTVTLDTFGFAAGSISTREPNRDVFVRRAALGYGPDVVGQETSVAEMRRMMSPRGKYRNTYYYVPMELNVDGGITRNEDLVVLPRIQPGDWHELDLLIFPIFDSRGEIIGILSPDDPRNRLVPDDETVRTIEVFAQLAGLAVETARMREATPT, via the coding sequence TGATCATCGGCACGGATCCGCACGACGACGACCGGCTCGAAGAACGCCGCAGCATCGAGCTCGAGATGCTGCGCGGGCGGACGATCGCGGCGATCATCGCCTCGACTTTGGTGCTCATCTTACCGTGGCCGGCGGCGGGTGCCTTGCGGCCGTTGCCGATCATCGCATGGTTCAGTGCCGGTCTTTTTGCGTATGTCTACGTCAAACGCGCGCACGATCTCACGCGCATCCGGCTCATCACGCACCTGCTCGTCTCGTTCGACATCGGCTCGTCGATTCTGCTCGTCTATCTCTATTGGCCGACGGTCGCAGCCGCCTGGGCCGCGATGCTTGCCCTCATCGTCTATGCCGCGACACGCCAACGGGAGATCGGCGCGGCCATCACCGGCGTGCTCACGACGCTGCTGCTGTTCGCCGGTTACGTTTTCCATCGAAGCGGCATCGTCGGCGAACCGGCTGCGCTGAACCTTCTCGCGCAAGTCGCGTTCACGTGGCTGACCGTGCTCATGACCGGCATGCTCGTGCGCGCGACGGTCGCGCGCACGGACATGCTCGCGGCGCAGCGCGCGTCGCTCGAGACGGCGGTCGCAAGCGAAAGCACGAAGCGCGCCGACTCCGAGGCGCAGGCCGACACGTTGCGGCGCGTCGTCGAATTAGCGGTGACGCTGCTGCGGGAGCGCGAACTTGACGCGCTGCTCGACCGCGTGCTTGACGTGACGCTTCGGACATTCGGCTTTCGCTGCGGCGGCATTCTCGTCGCGCAGCGCGAACGCGAGATTTTCGCCTATCGAACCGTCTCGGGTTATACAGATGCTGTCGCGCGGCGCCTGCTCGAACGCGAAGTGTCGTTCGCAAGCGTGGAGATCAAATTAGACAACCGGTTCTGTATCGCGCCATCGGTCTATTACGTGCCCGTCGAGCGTCAGACATGGCATGTGGATCCCGATCTCTGCTACCGGCCGGAACGGGCAATCGAGCAGCGGTCGGCTCGCGATGCATGGCACGAAGCCGACAATCTCTTCATCTCCCTGACGTCGTCGTCGGGCGATGTCATCGGCGTGCTCTGTCCGGACGCGCCGATCGACGAAAAAGTTCCGTCAACGGCGACCATGCGCAACGTCGCACTTTTCGCCCGGCTCGCGGCTGCGGCGATCGAGAACGTCTATCTCGTCTCCACCGAACAGCATCGTGCCCTCGCGCTCGAGCGGCGTTCGGCCGATGCAGAGTCGCTGGCTGAGCAACGCCGCCGCCAAGCCGACCGCTTGGCGCGCATCCTCGATGTCACCGCCGCCATCTTCCGCGAGCGCGATCTCGACTCGATGTTGCGCAATATCCTCACCGTGACGCTCGATACCTTCGGATTCGCGGCCGGCTCGATATCGACGCGCGAACCAAACCGCGACGTTTTCGTGCGGCGTGCCGCGCTCGGTTACGGTCCGGATGTCGTGGGCCAGGAAACATCGGTCGCGGAGATGCGGCGCATGATGTCTCCGCGCGGCAAGTACCGCAACACCTACTACTACGTTCCGATGGAGCTCAACGTGGACGGCGGTATCACGCGCAACGAAGACCTCGTCGTGCTGCCGCGCATCCAACCGGGAGATTGGCACGAGCTCGACTTGTTGATCTTTCCCATCTTCGATTCGCGCGGCGAGATCATCGGTATTCTTTCACCCGACGACCCGCGCAACCGTCTCGTGCCGGATGACGAGACCGTGCGCACGATCGAGGTGTTCGCGCAGCTCGCGGGCCTGGCGGTCGAAACCGCGCGCATGCGCGAAGCCACCCCAACATAA